In one Flammeovirga yaeyamensis genomic region, the following are encoded:
- a CDS encoding oxidoreductase family protein, with protein MDQINQYILSTVEADQVIKTEEIQSLWSGYGSIKRYYLEGSTLSKVIVKHVQLSKVKHHPRGWNTDLSHQRKVKSYEVETNFYENYAQLTDNECRLPQCIGVGHFGEDVVIIMEDLDESGFPARLGSISFNEMKGCIRWLAYFHARYLNHSSEGLWDIGTYWHLDTRPDELQVMDDKALKNAASKIDQKLNNAKYKTLVHGDAKVANFCFSNDHNKVAAVDFQYIGGGVGMKDLAYFVGSCLYEEDCENYESDILNYYFSEFENAICHYQIEVDFDELKKEWTELYPVAWSDFHRFLKGWSPGHWKINSYSERIARQVVASLK; from the coding sequence ATGGATCAGATCAATCAATATATATTATCTACTGTAGAAGCAGATCAAGTGATAAAAACGGAGGAAATCCAATCTCTTTGGAGCGGTTACGGTAGTATCAAAAGATATTATTTAGAGGGAAGTACCCTATCTAAAGTCATTGTTAAACACGTTCAGTTATCTAAAGTAAAACATCACCCTAGGGGTTGGAATACCGATTTATCGCATCAACGGAAGGTGAAATCGTATGAGGTGGAAACCAATTTCTACGAAAATTATGCACAGCTTACAGATAATGAATGTCGCTTACCCCAATGCATTGGAGTCGGTCATTTTGGAGAAGATGTGGTGATCATTATGGAAGACTTGGACGAAAGTGGTTTCCCAGCTCGTTTAGGAAGTATTTCTTTTAATGAAATGAAAGGCTGTATCCGTTGGTTGGCTTATTTCCATGCGAGATATTTAAATCATTCATCAGAGGGTCTGTGGGATATCGGCACCTATTGGCACCTTGATACCCGACCGGATGAACTGCAAGTAATGGACGACAAAGCTTTGAAAAATGCAGCATCAAAAATCGATCAAAAGCTAAATAATGCCAAGTACAAAACGCTTGTTCATGGAGATGCAAAGGTCGCCAATTTCTGTTTCTCAAACGATCACAATAAAGTAGCTGCTGTTGACTTCCAATACATTGGAGGTGGTGTTGGGATGAAAGATTTGGCCTATTTTGTGGGAAGCTGCTTGTACGAAGAAGATTGTGAAAACTATGAGTCAGACATCCTCAACTATTACTTCTCAGAATTTGAAAATGCTATCTGTCATTATCAAATAGAAGTAGATTTTGATGAGTTAAAGAAAGAATGGACAGAATTATATCCTGTTGCTTGGAGCGATTTCCATCGTTTCTTAAAAGGATGGAGTCCTGGACATTGGAAGATCAATAGTTATAGTGAGAGA
- a CDS encoding VF530 family protein, with translation MNGEKDPLHGVKLQEIVEFLVDYYGWEELGQRIRINCFNSNPSVKSSLKFLRKTPWAREQVEALYIEKVKYK, from the coding sequence ATGAACGGAGAAAAAGATCCTTTACATGGAGTGAAATTGCAAGAAATTGTAGAGTTCCTTGTTGATTATTATGGTTGGGAAGAATTAGGACAAAGGATCAGAATAAACTGTTTTAATAGTAACCCTTCTGTAAAATCTAGTTTAAAGTTTTTGAGAAAAACACCTTGGGCTAGAGAGCAAGTGGAAGCGTTATATATCGAAAAAGTAAAATATAAATAA